A window of Ananas comosus cultivar F153 linkage group 4, ASM154086v1, whole genome shotgun sequence contains these coding sequences:
- the LOC109708837 gene encoding fumarate hydratase 1, mitochondrial-like — MAMMVGAAPRRLTSRSNPFQLARLVGSALIRSISTGFREEWDTLGPVQVPADKLWGAQTQRSLQNFNIGGERERMPEQIIRAFGVLKKCAAKVNMEYGLDPTIGKAIMQAAQEVADGKLDDHFPLVIWQTGSGTQSNMNANEVIANRAAEILGHKRGEKFVHPNDHVNRSQSSNDTFPTVMHIAAVGEINSRFIPSLKQLHSALHAKTIEFKDIIKIGRTHTQDATPLTLGQEFSGYTTQVKYGIDRIVGTLPRMYQLAQGGTAVGTGLNTKKGFDVKIAAAVAEETNLPFVTAENKFEALAAHDAFVETSGAVNTIAASLMKIGNDIRLLGSGPRCGLGELILPENEPGSSIMPGKVNPTQCEALTMVCAQVMGNDVAITIGGSNGHFELNVYKPLIASALLRSLRLLGDASSSFEKNCVRGIKANHQRISKLLHESLMLVTSLNPKIGYDKAAAVAKKAHKEGTTLKEAALSLGVLTEEEFNELVVPEKMIGPSD; from the exons ATGGCGATGATGGTCGGCGCCGCGCCGCGCCGGCTTACGAGCCGATCGAACCCGTTTCAGTTGGCCCGGCTCGTCGGCTCGGCCCTGATCCGGTCGATCTCGACCGGGTTCAGGGAGGAGTGGGACACCCTCGGCCCGGTTCAGGTTCCCGCCGACAA GTTGTGGGGAGCTCAGACGCAGAGGTCGCTGCAGAATTTTAACATTGGCGGCGAGCGCGAGCGAATGCCGGAGCAGATCATCCGAGCATTCGGTGTACTTAAGAAATGCGCCGCCAAG GTGAACATGGAGTATGGTCTGGATCCGACGATTGGGAAAGCAATAATGCAAGCAGCTCAAGAGGTTGCGGATGGTAAATTGGATGATCATTTCCCGCTTGTCATCTGGCAGACTGGTAGTGGGACGCAGAGCAACATGAATGCCAACGAG gTGATAGCAAATAGAGCAGCTGAGATTCTTGGGCATAAGCGCGGTGAGAAGTTTGTGCATCCAAATGACCATGTTAATAGGTCGCAATCTTCCAATGATACATTTCCAACT GTTATGCACATAGCTGCCGTTGGGGAAATCAACTCCAGGTTTATACCCAGCTTGAAACAGTTGCACAGTGCACTTCATGCAAAG ACTATTGAGTTCAAAGATATAATTAAGATTGGCCGTACTCATACTCAGGATGCTACTCCTTTGACGCTTGGTCAAGAATTCAGTGGTTATACAACACAA GTTAAATATGGCATTGATCGAATAGTGGGCACTTTGCCTCGGATGTATCAG CTTGCACAAGGTGGAACTGCTGTGGGGACTGGGTTAAACACAAAAAAGGG ATTTGATGTTAAAATTGCCGCTGCAGTGGCCGAGGAAACAAATCTACCTTTTGTCACAGCAGAAAACAAGTTTGAAGCATTA GCGGCACATGATGCTTTTGTTGAGACTAGTGGTGCCGTAAACACAATTGCTGCTTCTCTTATGAAGATCGGGAACGACATACGGCTACTAGGAAG TGGACCACGCTGTGGACTCGGCGAGCTTATCTTACCTGAAAATGAGCCAGGCAGCAGTATTATGCCT GGAAAGGTCAATCCCACTCAGTGTGAAGCTCTAACCATGGTTTGTGCTCAG GTGATGGGTAATGATGTTGCAATCACAATTGGAGGATCAAACGGACATTTTGAGCTCAATGTGTATAAGCCGCTAATAGCTAGTGCTCTTCTTCGA TCTTTGAGGTTACTGGGCGATGCCTCTTCATCTTTCGAGAAGAACTGCGTCAGGGGGATAAAAGCTAATCATCAAAGAATCTCAAAATTGCTGCACGAG TCTCTGATGCTGGTCACATCTTTAAATCCT AAAATTGGTTATGACAAGGCTGCAGCTGTAGCCAAGAAAGCTCACAAAGAAGGAACTACACTGAAG GAAGCTGCATTAAGTCTTGGAGTTCTCACAGAAGAAGAATTTAACGAACTTGTCGTACCGGAGAAGATGATCGGCCCTTCCGATTAG
- the LOC109709013 gene encoding uncharacterized protein LOC109709013 isoform X1 — protein MATATMVTAAGMAMLLYYVLSRRMAPKEAEEERIGGGGGDLSKPGRARRRRVARRPSQPPSTWREAVATLAGTLRFTYSETLGKWPIGDLAFGIKYLMRRQGNVHVASVYAGNNCVQLRGPDIMAELIYLLKLLNLCFLFSKKPFLVFLETAGYSQEDVLIHEPKAGLLKPAFTILRDENSKCFLLLVRGTHSIKDTLTAVTGAVVPFHHSLLDESGVSKLVLGYAHCGMVVAARWIAKCTIPCLRNAVSQFPDYKIKIVGHSLGGGTAALLTYILREHKEFFSTTCVAFAPAACMTWDLAESGKHFITTIINGTDLVPTFSTASIDDLRSEVTASSWLNDLKDQVQQTRFLNVVYRSVSSARDKVAGAGTLLRPVSSKTQVVMRQAQNVAQAVVRSRSTFSSWSCIGARRRSVGSVANSKEETTTETLTLLQHGTTEELVGELQFDISRVSDHEEIDIYRASDHEETEEEALLQESVVTTVSTTEEITEGELWLELEKELKQQEEANSQAREEQAAAAKEHIEEEAAAVLKAVDEKKSISADALEGQQLYPPGRIMHMVALPPADSDPNENIVINECDIGLYVTPRELYSKIRLSKTMINDHYMPMYRKMMELLIDKLAVEDDGRKDSQM, from the exons ATGGCGACGGCGACGATGGTGACGGCGGCGGGGATGGCGATGCTGCTCTACTACGTGCTGAGCCGGAGAATGGCGCcgaaggaggcggaggaggagcggatcggtggcggcggcggagatctcTCGAAGCCGGggcgggcgcggcggcggcgggtggCGCGGAGACCGTCGCAGCCCCCCTCGACGTGGAGGGAGGCGGTGGCAACGCTTGCGGGAACGCTTAGGTTTACCTACTCGGAAACCCTAGGGAAGTGGCCGATCGGGGATTTGGCGTTCGGGATTAAGTATCTGATGAGGCGACAA GGCAATGTGCATGTTGCAAGTGTATATGCTGGAAATAACTGTGTGCAACTACGAGGCCCAGATATAATGGCTGAGTTGATTTATCTTCtgaaattattaaatctatGCTTTCTCTTCTCAAAGAAGCCATTCCTAGTGTTCTTGGAGACTGCTGGATATTCCCAGGAAGATGTTCTTATTCATGAGCCTAAGGCGGGG CTTTTGAAGCCTGCTTTCACAATTTTACGCGATGAGAATTCCAAGTGTTTTCTCCTTTTGGTTCGAGGCACCCACAGTATCAAGGATACACTGACTGCTGTGACTGGTGCTGTGGTTCCTTTCCACCATTCACTTTTAGATGAAAGTGGTGTTAGCAAATTAGTATTGGGGTATGCGCATTGTGGTATGGTTGTTGCAGCCCGTTGGATTGCAAAATGTACTATTCCATGTCTCAGGAATGCAGTTAGTCAATTTCCAGACTACAAAATCaag ATTGTTGGGCATTCGTTGGGTGGTGGCACTGCTGCTCTCTTAACATATATTCTGCGAGAACACAAAGAATTCTTTTCAACCACTTGTGTTGCATTTGCACCAG CTGCTTGCATGACGTGGGACTTGGCAGAATCTGGCAAGCATTTTATCACCACCATTATCAATGGCACTGATCTTGTTCCTACATTCTCCACTGCCTCAATTGATGATCTCCGTTCTGAG GTGACGGCATCTTCATGGTTAAACGATCTCAAGGATCAAGTGCAACAAACACGTTTCCTAAATGTCGTCTACCGTTCTGTTTCTAGTGCTCGAGATAAGGTGGCAGGAGCTGGCACGCTGCTACGTCCCGTCTCCAGCAAAACTCAG GTTGTTATGAGGCAGGCACAAAATGTTGCACAGGCTGTCGTTAGGAGCCGATCAACATTCTCTTCGTGGTCATGCATCGGCGCTCGCCGCCGTTCTGTTGGCTCAGTTGCAAACTCTAAAGAGGAGACAACTACTGAAACCTTGACTCTGCTTCAGCACGGAACCACTGAGGAATTGGTGGGTGAACTGCAGTTTgatatttctagggtttccgaCCATGAGGAAATTGATATTTATAGGGCTTCCGACCACGAGGAGACAGAGGAAGAAGCACTTCTACAAGAAAGCGTAGTCACTACTGTTTCCACCACCGAAGAAATCACCGAAGGTGAACTGTGGTTGGAGTTGGAAAAAGAACTTAAACAGCAAGAAGAAGCTAATTCCCAAGCTCGAGAAGAACAAGCTGCTGCTGCAAAAGAGCATAttgaagaagaagcagccgcagTTTTGAAAGCAGTCGACGAAAAGAAATCCATCTCCGCAGATGCCCTAGAAGGGCAACAGTTATATCCTCCGGGTAGGATTATGCACATGGTCGCTTTGCCACCGGCGGATTCCGACCCTAATGAAAACATTGTGATCAATGAATGCGACATCGGTTTATACGTAACACCGAGAGAGCTTTACAGTAAGATCCGGCTCTCCAAAACTATGATTAACGATCATTATATGCCTATGTATAGGAAGATGATGGAACTGCTCATTGACAAGCTCGCCGTTGAGGATGATGGTCGTAAGGATAGTCAAATGTGA
- the LOC109709013 gene encoding uncharacterized protein LOC109709013 isoform X2 produces MATATMVTAAGMAMLLYYVLSRRMAPKEAEEERIGGGGGDLSKPGRARRRRVARRPSQPPSTWREAVATLAGTLRFTYSETLGKWPIGDLAFGIKYLMRRQGNVHVASVYAGNNCVQLRGPDIMAELIYLLKLLNLCFLFSKKPFLVFLETAGYSQEDVLIHEPKAGLLKPAFTILRDENSKCFLLLVRGTHSIKDTLTAVTGAVVPFHHSLLDESGVSKLVLGYAHCGMVVAARWIAKCTIPCLRNAVSQFPDYKIKIVGHSLGGGTAALLTYILREHKEFFSTTCVAFAPAACMTWDLAESGKHFITTIINGTDLVPTFSTASIDDLRSEVTASSWLNDLKDQVQQTRFLNVVYRSVSSARDKVAGAGTLLRPVSSKTQAQNVAQAVVRSRSTFSSWSCIGARRRSVGSVANSKEETTTETLTLLQHGTTEELVGELQFDISRVSDHEEIDIYRASDHEETEEEALLQESVVTTVSTTEEITEGELWLELEKELKQQEEANSQAREEQAAAAKEHIEEEAAAVLKAVDEKKSISADALEGQQLYPPGRIMHMVALPPADSDPNENIVINECDIGLYVTPRELYSKIRLSKTMINDHYMPMYRKMMELLIDKLAVEDDGRKDSQM; encoded by the exons ATGGCGACGGCGACGATGGTGACGGCGGCGGGGATGGCGATGCTGCTCTACTACGTGCTGAGCCGGAGAATGGCGCcgaaggaggcggaggaggagcggatcggtggcggcggcggagatctcTCGAAGCCGGggcgggcgcggcggcggcgggtggCGCGGAGACCGTCGCAGCCCCCCTCGACGTGGAGGGAGGCGGTGGCAACGCTTGCGGGAACGCTTAGGTTTACCTACTCGGAAACCCTAGGGAAGTGGCCGATCGGGGATTTGGCGTTCGGGATTAAGTATCTGATGAGGCGACAA GGCAATGTGCATGTTGCAAGTGTATATGCTGGAAATAACTGTGTGCAACTACGAGGCCCAGATATAATGGCTGAGTTGATTTATCTTCtgaaattattaaatctatGCTTTCTCTTCTCAAAGAAGCCATTCCTAGTGTTCTTGGAGACTGCTGGATATTCCCAGGAAGATGTTCTTATTCATGAGCCTAAGGCGGGG CTTTTGAAGCCTGCTTTCACAATTTTACGCGATGAGAATTCCAAGTGTTTTCTCCTTTTGGTTCGAGGCACCCACAGTATCAAGGATACACTGACTGCTGTGACTGGTGCTGTGGTTCCTTTCCACCATTCACTTTTAGATGAAAGTGGTGTTAGCAAATTAGTATTGGGGTATGCGCATTGTGGTATGGTTGTTGCAGCCCGTTGGATTGCAAAATGTACTATTCCATGTCTCAGGAATGCAGTTAGTCAATTTCCAGACTACAAAATCaag ATTGTTGGGCATTCGTTGGGTGGTGGCACTGCTGCTCTCTTAACATATATTCTGCGAGAACACAAAGAATTCTTTTCAACCACTTGTGTTGCATTTGCACCAG CTGCTTGCATGACGTGGGACTTGGCAGAATCTGGCAAGCATTTTATCACCACCATTATCAATGGCACTGATCTTGTTCCTACATTCTCCACTGCCTCAATTGATGATCTCCGTTCTGAG GTGACGGCATCTTCATGGTTAAACGATCTCAAGGATCAAGTGCAACAAACACGTTTCCTAAATGTCGTCTACCGTTCTGTTTCTAGTGCTCGAGATAAGGTGGCAGGAGCTGGCACGCTGCTACGTCCCGTCTCCAGCAAAACTCAG GCACAAAATGTTGCACAGGCTGTCGTTAGGAGCCGATCAACATTCTCTTCGTGGTCATGCATCGGCGCTCGCCGCCGTTCTGTTGGCTCAGTTGCAAACTCTAAAGAGGAGACAACTACTGAAACCTTGACTCTGCTTCAGCACGGAACCACTGAGGAATTGGTGGGTGAACTGCAGTTTgatatttctagggtttccgaCCATGAGGAAATTGATATTTATAGGGCTTCCGACCACGAGGAGACAGAGGAAGAAGCACTTCTACAAGAAAGCGTAGTCACTACTGTTTCCACCACCGAAGAAATCACCGAAGGTGAACTGTGGTTGGAGTTGGAAAAAGAACTTAAACAGCAAGAAGAAGCTAATTCCCAAGCTCGAGAAGAACAAGCTGCTGCTGCAAAAGAGCATAttgaagaagaagcagccgcagTTTTGAAAGCAGTCGACGAAAAGAAATCCATCTCCGCAGATGCCCTAGAAGGGCAACAGTTATATCCTCCGGGTAGGATTATGCACATGGTCGCTTTGCCACCGGCGGATTCCGACCCTAATGAAAACATTGTGATCAATGAATGCGACATCGGTTTATACGTAACACCGAGAGAGCTTTACAGTAAGATCCGGCTCTCCAAAACTATGATTAACGATCATTATATGCCTATGTATAGGAAGATGATGGAACTGCTCATTGACAAGCTCGCCGTTGAGGATGATGGTCGTAAGGATAGTCAAATGTGA